In the Gossypium raimondii isolate GPD5lz chromosome 9, ASM2569854v1, whole genome shotgun sequence genome, one interval contains:
- the LOC105800847 gene encoding uncharacterized protein LOC105800847 isoform X1, whose amino-acid sequence MMQIHVQSSFARFMCGQGYDTWILELRGAGLSTQGMDFGQYIDPLDSISQRKDFYSKGTDYKRFSETEKRYAFSSQITDLIEKLVNIIEEAERSSPVRAFDMQNSISTALKDMQKQLDLISKYDWDFDNYLEEDVSAAMEYIKDKNEPKDGKLLAIGHSMGSIFLYAMLSQCGYEGNVLDWRQSLRWHYHWTICLLDHHSNCFYPWQVLLK is encoded by the exons ATGATGCAAATTCATGTTCAGTCCTCGTTCGCACGCTTCATGTGCGGTCAAGGATATGATACCTGGATTCTTGAACTTAGAGGTGCTGGATTGAGTACACAAGGAATGGATTTTGGACAATATATAGACCCTTTAGATTCTATTTCTCAGAGGAAGGATTTTTATAGTAAGGGTACAGATTATAAGAGGTTTTCAGAAACAGAAAAAAGATATGCTTTTTCCAGTCAAATTACggatttaattgaaaagctTGTAAATATAATTGAAGAAGCTGAAAGATCATCTCCAGTACGTGCTTTTGATATGCAAAACAGCATTTCTACAGCACTAAAAGATATGCAGAAACAACTTGATCTTATTTCCAAGTATGATTGGGACTTTGACAACTACCTAGAAGAAGATGTCTCTGCTGCG ATGGAATACATAAAGGATAAGAATGAACCAAAGGATGGCAAGTTACTTGCAATTGGTCATTCTATGGGCAGTATCTTTCTATATGCGATGTTATCACAATGTG GTTATGAAGGAAATGTTCTGGATTGGCGGCAGTCACTACGTTGGCATTATCATTGGACCATATGTCTTCTAGATCATCACTCAAACTGCTTTTACCCCTGGCAAGTGTTATTGAAGTGA
- the LOC105800847 gene encoding uncharacterized protein LOC105800847 isoform X2, protein MMQIHVQSSFARFMCGQGYDTWILELRGAGLSTQGMDFGQYIDPLDSISQRKDFYSKGTDYKRFSETEKRYAFSSQITDLIEKLVNIIEEAERSSPVRAFDMQNSISTALKDMQKQLDLISKYDWDFDNYLEEDVSAAMEYIKDKNEPKDGKLLAIGHSMGSIFLYAMLSQCGYEGNVLDWRQSLRWHYHWTICLLDHHSNCFYPWP, encoded by the exons ATGATGCAAATTCATGTTCAGTCCTCGTTCGCACGCTTCATGTGCGGTCAAGGATATGATACCTGGATTCTTGAACTTAGAGGTGCTGGATTGAGTACACAAGGAATGGATTTTGGACAATATATAGACCCTTTAGATTCTATTTCTCAGAGGAAGGATTTTTATAGTAAGGGTACAGATTATAAGAGGTTTTCAGAAACAGAAAAAAGATATGCTTTTTCCAGTCAAATTACggatttaattgaaaagctTGTAAATATAATTGAAGAAGCTGAAAGATCATCTCCAGTACGTGCTTTTGATATGCAAAACAGCATTTCTACAGCACTAAAAGATATGCAGAAACAACTTGATCTTATTTCCAAGTATGATTGGGACTTTGACAACTACCTAGAAGAAGATGTCTCTGCTGCG ATGGAATACATAAAGGATAAGAATGAACCAAAGGATGGCAAGTTACTTGCAATTGGTCATTCTATGGGCAGTATCTTTCTATATGCGATGTTATCACAATGTG GTTATGAAGGAAATGTTCTGGATTGGCGGCAGTCACTACGTTGGCATTATCATTGGACCATATGTCTTCTAGATCATCACTCAAACTGCTTTTACCCCTG GCCGTAG
- the LOC105797792 gene encoding 40S ribosomal protein S12-2-like, which yields MRLSNTVVKKFRAADHVTPAKDAEEISASIFSLTKEEVVVALTEVAAAIGEPMDINTALPLVIGKPKVHGGLARGLHEAAKAIEQHNAHLCVLADDCDQPDYVKLVKAPCAD from the exons ATGAGATTGAGTAATACTGTGGTGAAGAAGTTTAGAGCTGCAGATCATGTGACCCCAGCTAAGGATGCGGAGGAGATTTCTGCTTCAATATTTAGTTTGACGAA AGAGGAAGTTGTAGTTGCCCTAACTGAGGTTGCTGCTGCCATTGGTGAGCCAATGGACATCAACACAGCCTTGCCTCTTGTGATTGGGAAGCCCAAAGTTCATGGTGGGCTTGCACGTGGTTTACACGAAGCTGCCAAGGCAATTGAACAGCACAATGCACATCTttgtgttttagctgatgattGTGACCAGCCAGATTATGTTAAACTGGTCAAGGCACCCTGTGCTGATTAG
- the LOC105797791 gene encoding uncharacterized protein LOC105797791, which produces NSTNFLSTSFSANNTLRHVKSSLLPDPLSSSSFYFTLNGKPLSDSTLLPNPQISHLSTLSHLPRISGGGGDGGATGAESRDCYLKMYAVKKPDKVDPKEKRLGKWLNCAFSYEPLREPCVIEKLGNIFNKGALVEALLGKKLPKEFRHIKGLKDMINIKLLMIPGKQSDAADGAMFQCPLTGLEFNGKYKFFALRNCGHVVSAKALKEVKSSACLVCHKEFVESDKMVINGSEEEVAALRERMEEEKSKTVKEKKRGTDVVDGKKDCGKLEGNEKLENGKKSNNGGVKKFRAVDVALANATKEVYASIFTSSKKSDLKETFTCRSLPLGLN; this is translated from the coding sequence aattccACAAACTTCCTTTCTACTAGTTTTTCAGCTAATAACACCCTTCGCCACGTTAAATCCTCCCTCCTTCCAGACCCACTATCGTCCTCCTCCTTCTACTTTACCCTCAATGGAAAACCCCTCTCTGATTCCACCCTTCTCCCAAATCCCCAAATTTCCCATCTTTCCACCCTTTCTCACCTCCCCCGCATCTCCGGTGGCGGAGGCGATGGTGGCGCCACTGGAGCTGAGTCCCGCGACTGTTATCTCAAGATGTATGCTGTCAAAAAGCCTGATAAAGTTGACCCCAAAGAGAAAAGGCTCGGTAAGTGGCTCAATTGTGCCTTCTCTTATGAACCTTTAAGAGAACCTTGCGTGATTGAAAAATTAGGGAATATTTTCAATAAGGGAGCTCTTGTTGAAGCTTTGTTGGGTAAGAAATTGCCCAAAGAGTTTAGACATATAAAGGGTTTGAAAGATATGATTAATATTAAGTTGTTGATGATTCCCGGGAAGCAATCAGATGCTGCTGATGGTGCTATGTTTCAGTGCCCCTTAACCGGGCTCGAATTCAATGGGAAGTATAAGTTTTTTGCGTTGAGGAATTGTGGGCATGTTGTTAGTGCTAAGGCTTTGAAAGAGGTTAAATCATCTGCTTGTTTGGTTTGTCATAAGGAGTTTGTGGAGTCTGATAAGATGGTGATTAATGGAAGTGAGGAGGAGGTGGCAGCCTTGAGGGAGAGGATGGAGGAAGAGAAATCGAAAACGGTGAAGGAGAAGAAGAGGGGAACCGATGTTGTGGACGGGAAAAAAGATTGTGGTAAATTGGAAGGGAATGAAAAGCTTGAGAATGGGAAGAAATCGAATAATGGTGGGGTGAAGAAGTTTCGAGCCGTGGATGTGGCACTGGCTAATGCAACAAAAGAAGTTTATGCTTCCATATTTACTTCTTCAAAGAAGTCGGATCTTAAGGAAACTTTTACATGTAGATCACTCCCACTTGGTTTAAATTGA
- the LOC105800852 gene encoding calnexin homolog translates to MMIMTRYALLLLLAFASLQLLCFAADDDVVFYDSFEESFDGRWIVSDKDDYKGVWKHSKSEGHDDYGLLVSEMAKKYAIVKELDEAVNLKDGTTVLQFETRLQGGLECGGAYLKYLRPQDAGWKPKEFDNESPYSIMFGPDKCGATNKLHFILKHKNPKSGEYIEHHLKYPPSVPSDKLTHVYTAILKPDNEVSILIDGEEKKKASFLSAEDFEPPLIPSKTIPDPDDKKPEDWDERAKIPDPDAVKPEDWDEDAPMEIEDEEAVKPESWLDDEPEEIDDPEATKPEDWDDEEDGEWEAPKIENPQCEIAPGCGEWKRPMKRNPAYKGKWSPPLIDNPSYKGIWKPQEIPNPNYFELEKPDFDPIAAIGIEIWTMQDGILFDNILIAKNDKVAESYRETTWKPKFEVEKEKQKAEDEAADSARLAGFQRKVFDVLYKVADIPFLSKYKHQILDLIEHAETQPNLTIGVLVSIVVIILTIFFKLIFGGKKQPRVEKKPEVAKTSNGEGSSGEKAEEAEKEEAAAAPRRRRRDN, encoded by the exons ATGATGATAATGACGCGTTACGCTCTTCTTCTCCTATTAGCTTTCGCTTCGCTGCAACTCCTCTGCTTCGCCGCTGATGATGACGTg GTGTTCTATGATTCATTTGAAGAGTCATTTGATGGACGATGGATCGTTTCTGATAAAGATGATTATAAag GTGTGTGGAAGCATTCCAAGAGCGAGGGGCATGATGACTATGGTCTTCTCGTGAGTGAGATGGCAAAGAAGTATGCAATAGTGAAAGAGCTTGATGAGGCTGTGAATCTCAAAGATGGTACCACTGTGCTTCAGTTTGAGACTCGCCTACAGGGTGGACTGGAATGTGGTGGTGCATATTTGAAATATCTTCGTCCTCAAGATGCTGGGTGGAAGCCTAAGGAGTTTGACAATGAATCCCCTTACTCTATCATGTTTGGACCCGACAAATGCGGGGCCACAAACAAGTTGCACTTCATCCTGAAGCATAAGAATCCTAAAAGTGGGGAATACATTGAACACCATCTGAAATACCCTCCTTCTGTCCCATCTGACAAGCTTACTCATGTCTACACTGCCATATTGAAGCCTGACAATGAGGTCAGCATTCTGATTGATGGTGAGGAAAAGAAGAAGGCTAGCTTCCTTTCAGCAGAAGATTTTGAGCCTCCACTTATCCCTTCCAAGACAATTCCTGATCCTGATGATAAGAAGCCCGAGGACTGGGATGAGAGAGCGAAGATTCCTGATCCAGATGCCGTGAAGCCAGAGGATTGGGATGAGGATGCACCCATGGAAATTGAGGATGAGGAGGCTGTGAAACCCGAAAGTTGGTTAGATGATGAACCCGAGGAGATTGATGATCCTGAGGCAACCAAGCCTGAAGATTGGGATGATGAAGAAGATGGTGAGTGGGAAGCCCCCAAAATTGAGAACCCACAGTGTGAGATAGCCCCTGGTTGTGGCGAATGGAAGAGGCCAATGAAGAGGAATCCAGCTTATAAAGGAAAATGGTCTCCTCCACTAATTGACAATCCCAGTTACAAGGGTATTTGGAAGCCTCAGGAGATTCCAAACCCCAACTACTTTGAGCTTGAAAAGCCCGACTTTGATCCTATTGCTGCCATTGGTATTGAGATTTGGACAATGCAAGATGGTATATTATTTGACAATATTTTGATAGCCAAAAACGACAAGGTTGCCGAGTCATATCGGGAGACCACGTGGAAGCCAAAGTTTGAGGTTGAGAAGGAAAAACAGAAGGCTGAGGATGAAGCTGCCGATTCTGCCAGGCTTGCAGGCTTTCAG AGGAAGGTTTTTGATGTCTTATACAAGGTTGCTGACATTCCTTTCTTAAGCAAATACAAGCATCAAATTCTC GATCTTATTGAGCATGCTGAGACACAGCCGAACCTCACCATTGGTGTCTTGGTCTCTATTGTGGTGATTATTCTCACGATTTTCTTCAAGCTCATTTTTGGTGGGAAGAAACAA CCAAGAGTAGAGAAGAAACCAGAGGTTGCTAAAACATCAAATGGTGAAGGAAGCAGTGGAGAAAAAGCTGAAGAGGCGGAGAAGGAAGAAGCTGCTGCCGCTCCTCGCCGAAGGCGCCGTGACAATTGA